A single genomic interval of Lathyrus oleraceus cultivar Zhongwan6 chromosome 7, CAAS_Psat_ZW6_1.0, whole genome shotgun sequence harbors:
- the LOC127106360 gene encoding glucan endo-1,3-beta-glucosidase 8 — translation MARVKFIICAFCMILVMADCQQHGPETIQDIGVNWGLLSTNPIDPRIVVNMLKDNAIKKVKIFDTDPWILSAFSGTDIEVMVGIPNDQLTKISGDIDEAEDWVKNNVSKHLHDGGVNIRYVSVGNEAFLKAYNGSFLKTTFPAMENIQKALNSAGLGGKIKVTSALNADVYDTSTDKPSGGHFRKDIYDVMKQIVKFLDENNSPFLVNIYPFLSLYQNDDFPKDYAFFDSPSRTITDDNNQYTNVFDANLDTLVWALKKAGHPKVSIMIGEIGWPTDGNKHANKNNAKRFYSGFLKKWASKKGSPLRPEPMIAYLFSLLDENTKSVAPGNFERHWGIFSYDGKPKFPIDLSGKDHDKMLVGAKGIRYLEQQWCVLDKDIKNMSSVVPAVSYACSLGDCTSLGPGCSCADLSAVGNASYAFNQFFQNNEQSVEACKFDGLATIVKKDPSPSNGNCVFPIQIYSGGTMLRGGAYMVKGLLIGFVLIFITFI, via the exons ATGGCTCGAGTCAAGTTTATCATATGTGCATTTTGCATGATTCTTGTTATGGCTGATTGCCAACAACATGGTCCAGAAACAATTCAAGATATTGGTGTTAATTGGGGTTTACTATCGACTAATCCAATTGATCCTCGCATTGTGGTGAACATGCTTAAGGACAATGCAATTAAAAAGGTTAAGATTTTCGACACAGATCCTTGGATTTTAAGTGCTTTTTCTGGCACAGATATTGAAGTTATGGTTGGAATTCCTAATGATCAATTAACAAAAATATCTGGCGACATAGATGAAGCAGAAGATTGGGTTAAAAATAATGTCTCCAAACATCTGCATGATGGAGGAGTCAATATCAG ATATGTATCAGTTGGCAATGAAGCCTTTTTGAAGGCTTACAATGGATCCTTTTTAAAGACAACATTTCCAGCAATGGAAAACATTCAAAAAGCACTTAATAGTGCTGGTTTAGGAGGCAAAATCAAAGTGACATCTGCGTTAAATGCCGATGTATACGACACGAGTACCGATAAACCATCCGGCGGACATTTTCGGAAAGACATTTATGATGTTATGAAACAAATAGTGAAATTTCTTGATGAAAATAACTCACCATTTTTAGTGAACATATACCCTTTCTTAAGTCTATACCAAAATGATGATTTTCCTAAAGACTACGCATTCTTTGATAGTCCAAGTAGAACAATTACCGACGACAACAACCAGTATACTAATGTGTTTGATGCAAACCTTGACACACTTGTTTGGGCATTAAAAAAAGCTGGTCATCCTAAAGTTTCAATCATGATTGGTGAAATTGGTTGGCCTACAGACGGTAATAAACATGCCAATAAAAACAATGCAAAAAGATTTTACAGCGGTTTTCTCAAGAAATGGGCAAGTAAAAAAGGTTCTCCGCTTCGTCCAGAACCAATGATAGCGTATTTATTTTCTCTCCTTGATGAGAATACCAAAAGTGTTGCGCCCGGAAACTTTGAGCGTCATTGGGGAATTTTCAGTTACGATGGAAAACCTAAATTTCCTATCGATCTTTCTGGAAAGGATCACGATAAAATGCTTGTTGGAGCAAAAGGAATTCGTTATTTAGAACAACAATGGTGTGTTCTGGATAAGGACATAAAGAACATGAGTTCGGTTGTTCCTGCAGTGAGCTATGCGTGTTCTTTGGGTGATTGTACGAGCTTAGGTCCTGGTTGTTCTTGTGCAGATTTGAGTGCCGTTGGTAATGCTTCGTATGCTTTTAATCAATTCTTTCAAAATAATGAACAAAGTGTTGAGGCATGTAAATTTGATGGACTGGCTACTATTGTTAAAAAAGATCCATCACCTTCAAATGGAAATTGTGTGTTTCCTATCCAAATTTATAGTGGTGGAACCATGCTTAGAGGGGGAGCTTATATGGTTAAAGGTCTTTTGATTGGGTTTGTATTGATTTTTATTACATTTATATAG